A section of the Thermovirga sp. genome encodes:
- a CDS encoding DUF4282 domain-containing protein, whose translation MIGLGAIIGYLNFDWLVGPAVIKVLYFIGAFVMPFLAWLVLRRVRSRYPQSARFFSALVEKTGKDPRAWLLFALAVVVLEMIWRVVCEYFIACLQISQTLEYLAN comes from the coding sequence ATGATCGGCTTGGGCGCTATCATCGGTTACCTCAACTTCGATTGGCTCGTAGGCCCAGCGGTGATAAAGGTCCTTTACTTTATTGGAGCTTTCGTTATGCCCTTTCTGGCCTGGCTCGTTTTGCGGAGGGTCCGCTCACGATATCCCCAGTCAGCACGATTCTTTTCAGCATTGGTGGAGAAGACGGGGAAGGACCCGAGGGCCTGGCTTTTGTTTGCCCTGGCCGTAGTCGTCCTGGAGATGATCTGGAGGGTGGTCTGCGAATATTTTATCGCCTGTCTCCAGATCAGCCAGACCCTGGAGTACCTCGCGAACTGA
- a CDS encoding ParA family protein, translating into MAGSGNEKVILSLVNNKGGVGKTTTAVNLSAQLARDGKKVLLVDLDGQGSASRSLGLEREDLHPGTAEAMLEGLPIEEAVKGSYIPGLDLLAGSMDLVSTDVFLADVEDREFILRSILWPAADEYDFIVIDCPTSLGLLTVNALTSSDYLILPVTPDYLGFEGLLNLMEAVERTREGIGEAAEVLGIVVTLADYRVRVTRDIGGMIRDRFGRLVFNTEIRINVKLKEAPSRGKSIFDHDNGSTGADAYRRFCREVVNRIRQDRA; encoded by the coding sequence ATGGCCGGTTCGGGAAATGAGAAAGTAATCCTCTCCCTGGTCAACAACAAGGGTGGCGTAGGAAAAACCACTACGGCGGTGAACCTTTCAGCCCAACTCGCCAGGGACGGGAAGAAAGTCCTCCTGGTGGACCTCGATGGCCAGGGTTCGGCCTCCCGCTCCCTTGGCCTGGAAAGGGAGGACCTCCATCCGGGAACGGCCGAAGCCATGCTGGAAGGACTTCCCATCGAAGAGGCGGTCAAGGGCTCCTACATTCCGGGACTCGACCTCCTTGCCGGGTCCATGGACTTAGTCTCCACCGACGTCTTCCTGGCTGACGTGGAGGATAGGGAGTTCATTCTCCGCTCTATTCTGTGGCCGGCCGCGGACGAGTATGATTTTATCGTCATTGATTGCCCCACGTCGCTGGGACTCCTGACGGTCAACGCCCTGACTTCGTCGGATTACCTGATCCTCCCTGTGACACCCGATTACCTCGGCTTCGAGGGACTTCTCAACCTGATGGAAGCCGTGGAAAGGACCAGGGAAGGGATCGGCGAGGCAGCGGAAGTGCTAGGTATAGTCGTGACCCTGGCCGATTACCGTGTCAGGGTGACCAGGGATATCGGTGGAATGATAAGGGACAGGTTCGGAAGGCTTGTTTTCAACACTGAGATCAGGATCAATGTGAAACTGAAGGAGGCCCCCTCCCGCGGCAAATCGATCTTCGATCACGACAACGGTTCTACGGGCGCCGATGCTTACAGGCGGTTCTGCCGCGAAGTGGTCAACCGGATAAGGCAGGACAGAGCCTGA